Within the Mixophyes fleayi isolate aMixFle1 chromosome 5, aMixFle1.hap1, whole genome shotgun sequence genome, the region TACTCTAAACTTATGGCACTAAATCAATAACTgaaatatattacacacacacacacacacacacacacacacacacacacacacacacacacaaccttacTTGTGGTTTTGAAAatgtatacctggtaattcttGTATGTTCTGTCCTTTTGCGCTGGAGTAGCAGTCATTGGGTAGGATCCAGTACAACCTAGCGAGAAAGGTATTTTGTCCACAGAACCCATACTGATTCGGGAAGGTTCTGAGAGATTTGATGCGTTAATGGTGCTGCTGTAACTTCTAAAAACCACCACGGCTCTCTTTGTAGAACTGGGCAGCTTTCTCGTTGTGGCTGGAGATGCCCAGGCATTATTGTCCATTTCCGTTAAAATGCGGTTCCTGTGCTTGCACTCTCCTTGCTCTCCGATTTCGGATATAGCAGCTGTGTCCTCCAAAGATGAGCTCTCATTGGCCTCACTCTGCAACTCAACAGAAAGTTTGCTCATACTTTTATCCACATCAGAAAGCTCTTTATCCAGGGGATTGCTTGTAACAGATGTATTAGGAGAGGAATCAGAGTGCATATTTGGACTTTGTTTCCAAGCCCCAGTGTTCTCTGATCCAGAGTTAGGACTATGCTCATCTAGCTCACACAACAAATTCTTGGCCACTGGATTTTCAGTGCACACTTTCTCTGGAGTCATTGGAGCAGGGACAAACATACTTTCTGGTTTATCATCACATTCAGCATCTTTTTGGAGAGCAGCAAGAAAGAGTGAGTCAATTTCCATAGTTAAGCCTGTACTTGAATTGAGCGGGATATCTGAGATTGTGAAGGCACGCTTATACTgggaattatttttcttttccacAAGGTCTTGTCCAGGACTTCTTTCAACTAATGAAAAATTTCTTTTGAGCCCTGATCTTTCGGCAATTTCATCTTCATTGTACTTTAAAGGATCCAACGAGGAACTTGGCAGCCAAGGATGAGATACAGGAGGAGATATGGGCAATGTATTCAATCCACTCACATCTAAATTTTCCTTCTCTTCATGCATGTTAGGATCATAAAGACATTTCCTGATCAAGCCTTTTGTATTCATACTAGCAATAGGAGTGTCCTTAAGTTCGTTAGTATTGTTCTGGATGTCAAACTTCCTGCCATTTTCACGATAAGCAATTGGAGAGATAGCAGACTCCAAATCCTTCATGTACTTGGTAACTTTTCCCAATTGGATTTTGCTCAATGCTTTATCTGACAAGCTATTTTTTAATCGGCTGGAGCTCAAAAACGGTGGTCCATCTGGATCCTAGAAGGAGGGTgttgaaaaagcaaaaaaagataaGTAACCCACCATAAACGAAACTATCACTCTTAGTATAAGCTTTTAAGTATTAATTTTCCTTAAACTAAGGAATATAACCGTCACAATAGAATAATATGAAGCAGTCTAAAAGTGTTTGAGGGAAAGCGTTTATTCATTTTTCCACCCTCTTTTGGTGAATATCAGTAGTCACACGCATGTGAGGGATATAAACAAAGCTTATGAGCGAATGCTTAGAAATAACCAGTACAGTCATGGAtcatatacagaatatatagcGTTTACATGCAGCCAGATGTTCCTACACTATCTACTACTAGAGTATTTTACTAACCTGGCCATTTTCCCATTTTGGACTACTGCAATAATCGGACTCCATACTTGATAAACACATATGGGACTGACTGCTAGCACTAGAAGTACCAAGTCGTGCTCTGAATTTGAGAAGGTTCGGTGTCAGGCATTTCACCGGCATGCTAGGACTAGACGTTTTAACTTCAGGGCCTGAAAATAAAGCAGAAAATACTAAGTCAGCAAAGTGATCACAAAgtatgcagacaaacagaggttTGGTTAGTATAGGACCAACACATTCACAGGTAAGATGAACAGGAGTcaagggggcatatttactaaactgcgggattgaaaaagtggagatgttgcctatagaatccaatcagattctagttgtcatcttgtagaatgtgctaaataactagaatctgattggttgctataggcaacatctccactttttcaaacctgcagtttagtaaatctagtccaaaGTCTCTTCTATGTTATATGCAAAAGATCttagattttttatattttgtaatttaaAGTTATCTTAACATGGCACAAAGTTGTTGGACGAGAATGCGGATTAGGATGGAGGCAGATATCTTCCCCCAGCTCCATCTCTGGGGAGCATCCAGCCCTGcgcagcatacatacatacatatattttctatTCAGTACCTAATTGTATATATGGAGCTGGATATTTTACCCCTGTATTGAAGTTTATGCATATTATTGCACATGATATAGTAGTGCAATTCCTACTGGATTGCAACAAGGGGCAATTTTGGGACTAAGACAGTATACACTTACATGATATGAGGAGCTTGGCGACTTTCATtgacttttctttatttttcattaaaataggAGGCGTGCAGTTTTCCTCTGCAGCCTTAAGCCCTGGAGTCACCGAGGAGGGACAAGCCTGAATCTTACCTCGGACTGGAGAGttctaaattaagaaaaaaaaatatttactgagAAACATTTTAACTATTTATAATTGAGAAAACAGTTTAACTGGTGTGAACCAGCAATGATTATACATGAGTTACAGTACTGTAGACTAAACTATAAGATAAGCTAGTGCAGCATTCATAACTAAATCGCTTAAATTACATCAGGCAGCTGGGGTAAATGTCAATGGCCTTAATGTGCATGTTAACCCTTTCAAGACGCGAGGTAATTTACACCTTCGTAACCGCAACTCACGATTTTTCTATGTGACAATCTAAGCAAGAATTATTTTGTAACTTTTTGCAGCCTAGTAAAATTTAACAGGCTGCTTCCTCTAAGTTACTAGGACTCAATTActgaaacaagaaagaaaaaaaaattgcccccaAATGTAATTATCCAGTTCTCCTGAGTATACAGATACTAGATATGTACCTTATGAAACGTATGATGCAACTAAATGCTCCTATAAATAGAttactttatttaaaattaaatcagtttttttcgtCAACTAGGACACATCACAGGTTGCGTCTATTGCCAGCATTTGTAGATTCAGTGTAATTTGGATCAGAGTGTAGACAACACATCAGCCACTTACAGCCAAATTACAATGAATCCATGAGTGCCGATAGGCAGTGGAGATTTGAGACATCTCCCATAGAACACAAAGGGCTTCCCATCACCACAGAAATTCCCTGATgaagtcacattttttttttttatgttctcaAAAGGAAAGCCCATGCTTTCCCATTGAGCTGTACATAATGCTCCCTTTGAGTGCTGGTACAATCAGGGGACCAGAAACTATAAACAGTTATCCATACACATTGTGATTATGTTGTTTTAGGCTTAATTTGCAGCAAACAGCAGCATGTACATGCCCCCAAAAACAGTTAGATATCTGTGATGAATGGCAAATTCATCAGTTGGTGACCACATTTGACAGTATAAGTGATTACTGTACAGCTACACTAATGGTGCCTTGTCTCACGCGGTTGTTCTGAATGCCGATTTAATTATACAGGTGGCCAGAAATATTTTACTTGAGCTTATCCCTTCACCAGAACCCAAGGCTGTcattggcaattattttttttaattttgatagggtggaaaaaacaaacaagcaaacaaacacaaaacagaaAAGACTACTTTTACATTACAGATAGAGAGATTATATATAGATCTggggagcacggtggctaagtggttagcacttctgccttacagcactagggtcatgagttcaatttccgaccatggccttatctgtgaggagttagtatgttctccccgtgtttgcgtgggtttcttccaggtgctctggtttcctcccacactccaaaaacatactggtaggttaagagagagtgtgtgtgtgtgtgtgtgtgtgttagggaatttagactgtcagcccaatggggcagggactgatgtgagcgagttctctgtacagcgctgaggaattagtggcgctatatacataaatgatgatgatgatatctacaTACATAaatcctctcacacacacacacacagtcagtcTGAAGGTTATCATCATTTCATCTAGATTAAATACTTACAAATCCCAGGGAGCTTATAAGAGAAAGAACTTGTCCTGGGGTACGGAAATAGTCTTGCTTGGGCTTAGCCATTGAAGGTGTTGTTAAAATATCGATCATATTTAActctaaaaatagattaaaaaaaaatactccttAAATTCTGAAAAAGAACCATAATGTGCAATTAAAATTTTAACTACAATGTGGAACATTTGTGAAAATAGTTTTCATAGGTAACAGCTTCAATTGTCTAATCTAGACTAGACAGATAATAGTTCAGTTCTAATCCGTTTGGATGGGCAACACCTTCTTTTCTTGTTACTTTTGGACAAGagctaaatacattatttatatttaaactagtCTATCCAGTATGCAGCCGTTTCTAAAGAATGCAGACATGACTTAAAGTGTTGTGATAATCTTATCTTGCACCACTCAAGGATAGTGTAGACGCCAGGTCTTGTTTGACTGGTTTTCCACATATTTCTGTACAGACTccagattggtggattcatacacaggggcagtgatgtcacagtatgCGTAAGAGCTGTTCTTTATCCTTCAAGCAAGGTCTTAGAGTTGTTGCTACAGCCCATAGCATTCATTCTTACCTCGCTTCAGAGTGACTTTGGAGAGGCCAAAGTCTGTTAGTTTAATGTGGCCCTCATTAGAAATCAGCATGTTATCTGGTTTCAAATCCCTGCGTGACAAAACACAAAAAGTGGAAATCTGCAATTTATTAGTCCAAATTATATAGTACAAAGTGAACATATGAATCAAACATTTACACAAAAAACTTATACCTCATCTATAAGTATAAGATATTATGGATGTTTTGCTACATCATGACCGACTAAAGGAATTGTAACAGGCCAAGATTCCTGTTGTTGATTGAGTTACAGCGCAGCATGCTTAGCTGGGCTATAGGTTACATTATTAAGAGCCTAGTCTTACACAACTTTGACATGCAACCGATCCTGGGACAGAATCATCTACGTTGACTAGCCCTTAGAGTCAAACTAGATTCAAATAGGCAATTAAGCTTATAAGAGGTAGGCAGCTATAGTTAAGGGTCATCTAAATCTAGAATACAATTACAATACAATGTCTGCTGCCATGACAGAAGAGATGCAGTGTGACCCGGAACGGCGGGGTGCTGTGTGTAGACTGCCAGGTTGTGGTTTCAAGTCACCATGGTGATCGTATTTTGTCAAGTCTGGTGTTatgcaacttttttttcttttttatacacaaGTTAATGTAAGGCACAGCAGCAGGAAAATGGAATTGCATTTACCTGTGAATTATGCCATGTCTGTGTAGATAATCAAGAGCCAGTGCGACCTCAGAGATGTACTTAACCACCATGTCTTCATCAAAGTAACCATAAATGTGCAAAAGTGACTTCACATCTCCACCAATGAGATATTCCATGACCTGATGTGTAAAAGTAGTAAAGGcatcatttaaaaaagaaaatatacaaacGTACCCAGAATGAAAGGTCTATACAACCTGCGATGGCCAGTTAAGTCTTTTTAGACCCAGTTAGCCACAAATGGCCCTATGTACCGAAACAAAAAGACAGCTGATCTGGGCCCACACCAAACGCTGAATAGGCCTCATTTTAAATGGGGTTGGAAGATGATTCCATGTACAGTGTATGGACTCGTCTTTCAACTGCATAAATCCAGTCCGACAGATCTGGATATTTGATCTGAGTGCCTGTGTGAGGACGTTTACCCTTTAGATACAAGTCTTTCCAATACAACAGATTTTAGCATATCTGTTGTATCCGAGGTCCAGTTACATCATCTTGTAGTCAAGCCTGTATACAAGATCAACTTCACTGAAACCCTGTTTATCCctaaattatatttacatgaaAATATCCTACTATTTTCACTTTTCTAAAAAGACATAATACATACATGGAAGAGTTAGGTTTTTACCTCGTCGGAGAATGTGATATGACAAGTAAATGAGTATTTACTTTAGATCCAAAAATAACAATACTTAATGGCTTAATGATCATGAAAACTAAATAACTTCATTGACATTACTACTCTTCGATATATGGGAGAATTTGTTGTTTACCAAGCaaagaaaatattgttttgtttaatttagaTAAATTACAGTATCACCATAATGGTAGCTAAAATAGAAACACAACAAAAAGAAATCAAACACTCAAAGCCTCAACATtgcaaaagaaaaagagaaaaaaccccaaaacattctcaaaacctttgtatgatactttTCAGTTAGAAAAGTAGCATACAagaagtataaaaacaaaacaaaacgaaaCATCCCATTAATCGCATTGACTAGTCATATGCTGTAGGGAGTAAAAAAAATCCCCTTCAATCAGAGGCAATGTTGTTGGTATccctgaatgtattttaattgatTTGTAAGCCACTCACCAAATAGATGTTGTTGGCGGACTGAAGAGAATAGTataaatgtacaataaaaggGCTTTTACTTAGAGCAAGAGCATCCCTCTCTGCTTGAACCTGATGAACCATGTTCTTATTAATCATGTCTGCCTTCTTCACCACCTAAAAATGAGGAAACACTATGGGttaacttacaaatacacacattctACAATTAATACAAGTAGGTGCTGCTCTATTTAGAAGGGACATTGCATCAACAAAGTGATACTAGAACTTCAAAAATCTGACCAATGATTTTAGGATTCTGTTCATTTAGTTTATAGATTACATGTGCAGGAACTACTACAAGAAGATCCTTTGAACAATTATAGTAGAGTCTGAATGACTGCAT harbors:
- the MASTL gene encoding serine/threonine-protein kinase greatwall; amino-acid sequence: MGVGDPDKGDSSLYGEKTFQVPQPPSIEDFTIVKPISRGAFGKVYLARRKNNSRLFAVKVVKKADMINKNMVHQVQAERDALALSKSPFIVHLYYSLQSANNIYLVMEYLIGGDVKSLLHIYGYFDEDMVVKYISEVALALDYLHRHGIIHRDLKPDNMLISNEGHIKLTDFGLSKVTLKRELNMIDILTTPSMAKPKQDYFRTPGQVLSLISSLGFNSPVRGKIQACPSSVTPGLKAAEENCTPPILMKNKEKSMKVAKLLISCPEVKTSSPSMPVKCLTPNLLKFRARLGTSSASSQSHMCLSSMESDYCSSPKWENGQDPDGPPFLSSSRLKNSLSDKALSKIQLGKVTKYMKDLESAISPIAYRENGRKFDIQNNTNELKDTPIASMNTKGLIRKCLYDPNMHEEKENLDVSGLNTLPISPPVSHPWLPSSSLDPLKYNEDEIAERSGLKRNFSLVERSPGQDLVEKKNNSQYKRAFTISDIPLNSSTGLTMEIDSLFLAALQKDAECDDKPESMFVPAPMTPEKVCTENPVAKNLLCELDEHSPNSGSENTGAWKQSPNMHSDSSPNTSVTSNPLDKELSDVDKSMSKLSVELQSEANESSSLEDTAAISEIGEQGECKHRNRILTEMDNNAWASPATTRKLPSSTKRAVVVFRSYSSTINASNLSEPSRISMGSVDKIPFSLGCTGSYPMTATPAQKDRTYKNYQGQADTPYRTPKSVRRGAAQVEKEKILGTPDYLAPELLLGKSHGPAVDWWALGVCLFEFLTGIPPFNDETPAQVFQNILKRDIPWPEDDETLSVNSHSAIDILLTLDHTKRAGLKDLKVNALFLGIEWDNLHKQPMPFVPQPEDETDTTYFEARNNAQNLKVSGFSL